The following proteins are co-located in the Ailuropoda melanoleuca isolate Jingjing chromosome 13, ASM200744v2, whole genome shotgun sequence genome:
- the ZNF335 gene encoding zinc finger protein 335 isoform X3 has translation MASPMSSSTLAHSLAAIEALADGPTSTCLEPPEEARGRPSSPAQPPPGSGAEEPDLQSLEAMMEVVVVQQFKCKMCQYRSSTKATLLRHMRERHFRPAAAATAGKKGRLRKWGTSAKTQEEEGPEEEDDDDIIDAGAIDDLEEDSDYNPAEDEPRGRQLRPQRPSPSTPRPRRRPGRPRKLPRLEISDLPDGVEGEPLVSSQSGQSPPEPPDPEAPSSSGPGCLVAVGKAHRAAVDPGVSQSDVENAAPSCQDETAAPPRRRGRPSRRFLGKKYRKYYYKSPKPLLRPFLCRICGSRFLSHEDLRFHVNSHEAGDPQLFRCLQCSYRSRRWSSLKEHMFNHVGSKPYKCDECSYTSVYRKDVVRHAAVHSRDRKKRPDPAPKLSSFPCPVCGRVYPMQKRLTQHMKTHSTEKPHMCDKCGKSFKKRYTFKMHLLTHIQAVANRRFKCEFCEFVCEDKKALLNHQLSHVSDKPFKCSFCPYRTFREDFLLSHVAVKHTGAKPFACEYCHFSTRHKKNLRLHVRCRHASSFEEWGRRHPEEPPSRRRPFFSLQQIEELKQQHSAAPGPPSGSPGPPEIPPEAAPFQAPETPPLLCSDTLGGATIIYQQGAEESTAMATQTALDLLLNMSAQRELGGTALQVAVVKSEDVEAELASPGGQPSPAGATPQVVTLHMAEPGASVAAESQLGAPDLQQITLAPGPFGGTGYSVITAPPMEEGTSVPGTPYSEEPPGEAAQAVVVSDALKEAGTHYIMAADGTQLHHIELTADGSISFPSPDSLASGAKWPLLQCGGLPRDGPEPPSPARTHRVGDPQGSASPPPAASKSLSLGVPPSPPSSAATASSKKFSCKICAEAFPGRAEMESHKRAHAGPSAFKCPDCPFSARQWPEVRAHMAQHSSLRPHQCSQCSFASKNKKDLRRHMLTHTNEKPFACHLCGQRFNRNGHLKFHIQRLHSPDGRKTGTPTARTPARTPTQTIILNSDDETLATLHTALQSSHGVLGPERLQQALGQEHIIVAQEQTVTNQEEATYIQEITTADGQTVQHLVTSDNQVQYIISQDGVQHLLPQEYVVVPEGHHIQVQEGQITHIQYEQGAPFLQESQIQYVPVSPGQQLVTQAQLEAAAHSAVTAVADAAMAQAQGLFGAEEAVPEHIQQLQHQGIEYDVITLTDD, from the exons atggCTTCGCCGATGTCCAGTTCCACCTTGGCCCACAGCCTGGCAGCCATCGAGGCCCTGGCTGACGGCCCCACATCCACGTGCCTGGAGCCACCGGAGGAGGCACGGGGTAGGCCCAGCTCCCCAGCACAGCCGCCCCCGGGCTCTGGTGCTGAGGAGCCAGACCTGCAGAGCCTGGAGGCCatgatggaggtggtggtggtccAGCAGTTCAAGTGCAAGATGTGCCAGTACCGGAGCAGCACCAAGGCCACGCTGTTGCGCCACATGCGGGAGCGGCACTTTCGGCCAG CAGCAGCAGCTACAGCTGGGAAGAAGGGGCGTCTGCGGAAGTGGGGCACCTCAGCAAAGACCCAGGAGGAAGAGGGACCAGAGGAGGAAGACGACGATGACATCATCGATGCCGGCGCCATTGACGACCTAGAGG AGGACAGCGACTACAATCCGGCCGAGGATGAGCCCCGGGGCCGGCAGCTACGGCCCCAGCGCCCTAGTCCCAGTACGCCAAGACCCCGAAGGAGACCTGGCCGGCCTCGGAAGCTGCCTCGCCTGGAGATCTCGGACCTCCCTGATG GTGTGGAAGGAGAGCCTCTAGTGAGTTCCCAGAGTGGACAGAGCCCTCCAGAGCCCCCGGACCCCGAGGCACCCAGCTCCTCGGGCCCAGGATGCCTGGTTGCCGTGGGCAAGGCCCACAGGGCTGCTGTGGACCCCGGTGTGAGCCAGTCAGACGTGGAGAACGCGGCCCCCTCCTGCCAGGATGAGACTGCTGCCCCACCCCGACGCCGGGGCCGACCCTCCAGGCGCTTCCTAGGCAAGAAATACCGCAA GTATTACTACAAGTCCCCCAAACCTCTCCTGAGGCCCTTCCTGTGCCGCATCTGCGGCTCCCGCTTCCTGTCCCATGAGGACCTGCGCTTCCATGTCAACTCCCACGAGGCGGGGGACCCCCAGCTCTTCAGGTGCCTACAGTGTAGCTACCGTTCCCGCCGCTGGTCCTCGCTCAAG GAGCACATGTTCAATCACGTGGGCAGTAAGCCCTACAAGTGTGACGAGTGCAGCTATACCAGCGTCTACCGGAAGGACGTGGTCCGGCATGCAGCTGTGCACAGTCGAGACCG GAAGAAGAGGCCAGATCCG GCCCCGAAGCTGAGCTCTTTCCCTTGCCCTGTGTGTGGCCGTGTCTACCCAATGCAGAAGAGACTCACGCAGCACATGAAGACACACAGCACCGAGAAGCCCCACATGTGTGACAAG TGCGGCAAGTCCTTTAAGAAGCGCTACACCTTTAAGATGCACCTGCTGACGCACATCCAGGCCGTGGCCAACCGCAG GTTCAAGTGCGAGTTCTGTGAGTTTGTCTGTGAGGACAAGAAGGCACTCCTGAACCACCAGCTGTCCCATGTCAGCGACAAGCCGTTCAAGTGCAGCTTTTGCCCCTACCGCACCTTCCGGGAGGACTTCCTGCTCTCCCACGTGGCTGTCAAGCACACAG GGGCTAAGCCCTTCGCCTGCGAGTACTGCCACTTCAGCACACGGCACAAGAAGAACCTTCGCCTGCACGTGCGGTGCCGACACGCAAGCAGCTTCGAGGAGTGGGGGCGGCGCCACCCTGAGGAGCCCCCTTCCCGCCGCCGCCCCTTCTTCTCTCTGCAGCAGATTGAGGAGCTGAAGCAGCAGCACAGTGCAGCCCCTGGACCCCCCTCCGGCTCCCCGGGGCCTCCTGAG ATTCCCCCAGAGGCAGCGCCTTTCCAGGCACCCGAGACCCCCCCACTGCTCTGTTCCGACACTCTTGGTGGCGCCACCATCATCTACCAGCAAG GCGCCGAGGAGTCCACAGCGATGGCCACGCAGACAGCCTTGGACCTGCTGCTGAACATGAGTGCCCAGCGGGAGCTGGGGGGCACAGCCCTGCAG GTGGCCGTGGTGAAGTCAGAGGACGTGGAAGCAGAGTTAGCGTCCCCTGGGGGGCAGCCTTCCCCAGCAGGTGCCACTCCGCAAGTGGTAACCCTCCACATGGCAGAGCCAGGGGCCAGTGTGGCCGCAgagagccagctgggcgcccctgACCTGCAGCAGATCACCTTGGCACCTGGGCCATTTGGTGGGACTGGCTACAGCGTCATCACGGCACCCCCCATGGAAGAGGGGACATCAGTTCCTGGCACACCTTACAG CGAGGAGCCCCCAGGGGAGGCAGCCCAGGCTGTGGTTGTGAGCGATGCCTTGAAAGAAGCCGGCACCCACTACATCATGGCAGCGGATGGGACCCAGCTGCACCACATCGAG CTGACTGCGGATGGCTCCATCTCCTTCCCAAGTCCGGATTCCCTGGCCTCTGGGGCCAAGTGGCCCCTGCTACAGTGTGGGGGGCTGCCCAGAGATGGCCCTGAGCCCCCATCTCCAGCCAGGACGCACCGGGTGGGAGAcccccagggctctgcctccccacctcctgcgGCCAGCAAATCCCTGAGCCTGGGAGTACCGCCATCGCCGCCGTCGTCCGCAGCCACAGCGTCATCCAAGAAGTTTTCCTGCAAGATCTGTGCTGAGGCCTTCCCCGGCCGAGCCGAAATGGAGAGTCACAAACGGGCCCACGCCGGGCCTAGTGCCTTCAAGTGCCCTGACTGCCCCTTCAGTGCCCGCCAGTGGCCCGAGGTCCGG gcCCACATGGCGCAGCACTCGAGCCTGCGGCCCCACCAATGCAGCCAGTGTAGCTTTGCCTCCAAGAACAAGAAGGACCTGCGACGGCACATGCTGACCCACACCAACGAGAAGCCCTTTGCGTGCCACCTCTGCGGGCAGCG TTTCAACCGGAACGGGCATCTCAAGTTCCACATCCAGCGGCTGCACAGTCCTGATGGGAGAAAGACAGGGACACCGACCGCCCGGACCCCAGCCCGGACCCCCACTCAGACCATCATCCTGAACAGTGACGACGAGACGCTGGCCACACTGCACA cTGCACTCCAGTCCAGCCATGGGGTCCTGGGCCCAGAGCGGCTGCAGCAGGCCCTGGGCCAGGAACACATTATTGTGGCCCAAGAGCAGACAGTGACCAATCAG GAAGAAGCCACCTATATCCAAGAGATCACCACTGCGGACGGCCAGACAGTACAGCATCTGGTGACCTCCGACAACCAG GTACAGTACATCATCTCCCAGGATGGGGTCCAGCACCTGCTCCCCCAGGAATATGTGGTGGTTCCAGAGGGCCATCATATCCAG GTACAGGAAGGCCAGATCACACACATCCAGTACGAACAAGGGGCCCCTTTCCTTCAGGAGTCCCAG ATCCAGTATGTGCCTGTGTCCCCAGGCCAGCAGCTGGTCACACAGGCCCAACTGGAGGCTGCTGCACACTCAGCCGTCACAG